From Thermoleophilia bacterium, one genomic window encodes:
- a CDS encoding recombination regulator RecX: MSAQEGAITAIEPIKGRAGRVAVYIDGAIWAELDAELVARGGLVVGEKVTASRLDAIIAQDASRRARERAIRLLETRERSCRELQARLQQAGFSPPVIAETLDWLRSLGYLDDVRFARRYALEKYKRGYGISRIRGELGRRGISSELADQILDELMAEECGTGKESAGECPEPLIQEVRRRFGRAFAQDKEKTSRRIAGFLMRRGHDWDMVHSVIRLLENTVGLDDCPAEEHVVR, encoded by the coding sequence ATGTCTGCACAAGAGGGAGCCATTACTGCCATTGAGCCCATTAAAGGACGGGCGGGCCGTGTGGCGGTGTACATCGACGGGGCCATCTGGGCAGAGCTGGACGCGGAGTTGGTGGCGCGAGGCGGGCTGGTGGTGGGGGAGAAGGTTACGGCCTCACGGCTTGACGCCATCATCGCCCAGGATGCAAGCAGGCGAGCGCGCGAGAGGGCTATCAGGCTGCTTGAGACGCGAGAACGCAGTTGCCGGGAACTACAAGCACGTCTGCAGCAAGCAGGGTTTTCTCCACCGGTCATAGCGGAGACTCTTGACTGGCTCCGGTCGCTCGGGTACCTAGACGACGTACGGTTTGCGCGGCGCTATGCCCTCGAGAAATACAAGAGAGGGTATGGAATCTCAAGGATTCGCGGCGAGCTCGGTCGCCGCGGGATTAGCTCCGAGCTGGCTGACCAGATTCTGGATGAGCTCATGGCGGAGGAGTGTGGTACCGGGAAGGAATCTGCTGGTGAGTGTCCGGAGCCTCTGATACAAGAAGTGAGGCGCCGGTTTGGCCGCGCCTTTGCCCAAGACAAGGAGAAAACGAGTAGGCGCATCGCTGGCTTTCTAATGCGTCGCGGGCACGACTGGGACATGGTGCATAGCGTAATTCGCTTGCTGGAAAACACTGTCGGCCTCGACGATTGCCCCGCGGAAGAGCACGTCGTGCGCTAG
- a CDS encoding prepilin-type N-terminal cleavage/methylation domain-containing protein: MPRHKAKHRGRAGLRGFTLIEVLIASMLLLIVMAGIVPFFVGGLAQASTVRYKSLATNIARERMEQIRQLDYREITENPAEGTTLSARFGTTAERRGIKFNISYKVESSTYDTGLLKKVTVTVSWTAPPRVSPASITTLIHQQFLGPRGAYLELSPTQSDPLGTPFPLIAGSSTRIRYHIAEADWGLVFRDVTKPSTTARDVFARFFFVGSDGRTIFLGDPDDENRIDTAYLRYSTSGSQLTDVWFEYSFDTRLIPDGYWELRAVAYNEYEQPGNVWRLRVRIENGAPAAPTQFTAVAQPDNQSVVLYWLGGPESDRDHYVLERSVWNSQAQQWTSWQPVAPNIAPDTVTYTDQGSVALKVHPWGSQETTNWYLYRIYAVDRQPGNIGPAAALTQPVVIPPMTTTTTTQTTTTVSTTSTTTISTTTTTLATYSVKVQNNAKSHYRVDVRNASNALVYTGTVKKGQTLTISGLPAGQYKIDATPISGGSIVSASFSLPAQADQIVLTLL, from the coding sequence ATGCCGCGGCACAAAGCAAAGCACCGCGGAAGAGCGGGCCTGCGTGGCTTCACGCTCATTGAAGTGCTTATTGCCTCGATGCTCCTCCTGATTGTTATGGCTGGAATAGTCCCGTTCTTCGTGGGCGGATTGGCGCAGGCGTCTACTGTCCGCTACAAGAGCCTTGCCACCAATATCGCTCGCGAGCGTATGGAACAAATCCGCCAGCTTGATTATCGCGAAATAACAGAGAATCCTGCAGAAGGTACTACGCTAAGCGCGCGTTTTGGCACTACCGCGGAGCGTCGCGGCATAAAGTTCAATATCTCGTATAAGGTAGAGTCCTCCACATACGACACTGGGTTGCTCAAGAAAGTTACGGTCACAGTTTCCTGGACTGCTCCGCCGCGGGTATCCCCAGCGTCGATAACCACCCTTATCCACCAACAGTTCCTGGGGCCGCGAGGTGCTTACCTTGAGCTGTCGCCAACCCAGTCAGATCCGTTGGGTACTCCGTTTCCACTGATAGCCGGGTCCAGCACGCGCATTCGCTACCACATAGCTGAAGCAGATTGGGGGCTAGTATTCCGAGACGTGACCAAACCCAGCACAACTGCGAGAGATGTATTTGCGCGCTTCTTCTTTGTGGGCAGCGATGGTAGGACTATCTTTCTAGGGGACCCCGATGACGAGAACCGCATCGACACCGCTTATTTGCGCTACTCTACCAGCGGAAGCCAACTAACCGACGTCTGGTTTGAGTACTCGTTCGACACACGGCTTATCCCAGACGGATATTGGGAGCTCCGGGCAGTCGCCTACAACGAATACGAGCAACCGGGCAACGTCTGGCGCCTTAGAGTAAGAATCGAGAACGGCGCCCCGGCCGCTCCCACTCAATTCACGGCAGTTGCTCAGCCGGACAATCAAAGCGTAGTCCTATACTGGCTGGGAGGCCCAGAGTCCGACCGCGACCATTACGTGCTGGAGCGCTCGGTTTGGAATAGCCAAGCCCAACAGTGGACTTCCTGGCAGCCGGTGGCTCCAAACATCGCCCCTGACACTGTCACATACACCGACCAGGGAAGCGTCGCCTTAAAGGTTCATCCTTGGGGTAGTCAAGAGACAACAAACTGGTACCTGTATCGCATCTACGCCGTTGACAGGCAGCCTGGCAACATCGGACCCGCTGCCGCGCTAACCCAGCCAGTGGTAATACCTCCCATGACTACCACCACGACCACGCAGACAACTACGACAGTCTCCACGACCAGTACCACGACCATCTCCACTACTACGACGACTCTCGCCACTTACTCGGTCAAGGTGCAGAACAACGCAAAATCGCACTACCGGGTGGATGTGCGAAACGCTTCGAATGCCCTGGTCTACACTGGCACGGTGAAGAAAGGCCAGACCTTGACCATCTCCGGGCTACCGGCAGGGCAGTACAAAATAGACGCCACACCAATCAGTGGCGGATCTATAGTCTCGGCCTCCTTCTCTTTGCCCGCACAGGCCGACCAGATTGTTCTTACTTTGCTCTAG
- a CDS encoding prepilin-type N-terminal cleavage/methylation domain-containing protein yields the protein MVASEMATRSTRFLTTRRVRPGRDAAGFTLVEALVTAVLIAVVLLAIFTIWFGLQRTYAFTEEDMKAQQEARNALSEMVELIRTARRPNPAPSENLDLVIVTADSNSLVLWSDVDRDPQHDLELVRFRVDFQSRTLYRDVSQTGDITFSSGTSVRLVSSWVTNDETLPLFTYIDSKGITLPTPVPDPVAIRQVVIDLRIDVEVGKSPIAHELRSTVQPRNLRQY from the coding sequence ATGGTGGCAAGCGAGATGGCAACTCGGTCGACACGATTTCTAACAACTAGACGCGTTCGACCCGGGAGGGATGCCGCAGGCTTCACTCTTGTGGAAGCCTTGGTTACGGCCGTGCTGATTGCTGTCGTTTTGCTTGCAATTTTCACCATCTGGTTTGGGCTGCAGCGCACCTACGCTTTTACAGAAGAGGACATGAAGGCGCAGCAGGAGGCGAGAAATGCTCTCTCGGAGATGGTCGAGCTCATTCGCACAGCTCGACGGCCCAACCCAGCACCTTCAGAGAATCTGGACTTGGTCATTGTTACAGCAGACAGCAACTCGCTGGTGTTGTGGTCCGACGTGGATCGTGACCCGCAGCATGATCTCGAGTTAGTGCGCTTTCGCGTGGATTTCCAGTCGCGCACGCTCTACCGCGACGTGAGCCAGACCGGTGATATCACTTTTTCTTCGGGCACATCAGTTCGACTGGTGAGTAGTTGGGTGACCAACGACGAAACTCTGCCGCTTTTTACGTACATTGACTCGAAGGGGATCACATTGCCTACCCCGGTGCCGGATCCTGTAGCCATTCGGCAAGTAGTGATTGACCTGCGTATAGACGTGGAGGTCGGCAAATCGCCGATTGCACACGAGCTTCGCTCCACAGTACAACCCCGAAATCTGCGCCAGTACTAG
- the miaB gene encoding tRNA (N6-isopentenyl adenosine(37)-C2)-methylthiotransferase MiaB produces MRRASVSTSASSQSRGRGLAESGARTYYLRTFGCQMNDHDSERIAGVLEQQGLVRVTRPEDASVIVFNTCSIREKADRRLAAHLEAASRLKTIDPSRLVVVAGCLAQSRRELLLEDFPFVDVLVGPQSLHELPTLLERREREGRPVGAFQEFTTRWSADLPRSRVEGPSAWVQITAGCTNFCSYCIVPYVRGPEASRPLEEILTEVRDLVKQGVKEVVFLGQNVNAYGKEPGFAGSATFADLLREACRITGLERIRFMTSHPKDVSDELIAVMAEPNQVCEHLHLPAQSGSDSVLAAMRRGYDRASYIELVKKVRAAVPGVAITTDLIVGFPGETDEDFGQTLTLVEECEFDGAFTFIYSPRPHTAAANLPNRVPRVVAQERMQRLVELVQRTARRRNEALVGQVVEVMVEGPSRQCSREVMGRTRTYKPVNFASNSQPGDLVMVELLEATSASFRGRQVEVVGREGPQGER; encoded by the coding sequence ATGAGACGTGCCAGTGTTTCCACCTCTGCATCCTCTCAATCTCGTGGCCGCGGCCTGGCAGAGTCAGGAGCGCGTACCTACTACCTGCGCACATTCGGCTGCCAGATGAACGATCACGACTCGGAACGCATCGCTGGTGTTCTTGAGCAGCAAGGACTAGTTCGAGTAACTCGGCCCGAGGACGCCTCGGTGATTGTGTTTAACACCTGCTCGATCCGGGAGAAAGCTGACCGGCGGCTGGCGGCCCACCTAGAGGCCGCCAGCCGCCTGAAGACAATTGATCCCAGCCGGCTTGTGGTGGTGGCGGGTTGCCTTGCACAAAGTCGTCGGGAGCTTCTCCTGGAGGACTTTCCTTTTGTCGATGTTCTTGTAGGACCGCAGAGCCTGCACGAACTGCCTACACTTCTTGAGCGGCGCGAGCGGGAGGGACGGCCTGTAGGAGCCTTCCAGGAGTTTACAACCCGGTGGAGCGCTGATCTGCCGCGGTCGAGGGTAGAAGGGCCGTCGGCTTGGGTGCAGATAACAGCTGGATGTACCAATTTCTGCTCGTACTGTATCGTGCCCTACGTGAGAGGTCCGGAGGCGTCTCGGCCTTTGGAGGAGATTCTGACCGAGGTCAGGGATCTGGTTAAGCAAGGGGTAAAGGAAGTCGTGTTCCTAGGCCAGAACGTGAACGCTTATGGCAAAGAACCAGGGTTTGCCGGCAGTGCCACGTTTGCTGACCTTCTTCGCGAGGCCTGCCGGATTACGGGTCTTGAACGCATCCGCTTCATGACCTCTCATCCAAAAGATGTTTCAGACGAACTCATTGCGGTCATGGCAGAACCCAACCAGGTATGTGAGCACTTGCACCTTCCTGCTCAATCGGGGAGCGACAGCGTTTTGGCAGCAATGCGCCGGGGTTATGATCGTGCATCCTACATAGAGCTAGTGAAAAAGGTGCGAGCGGCAGTTCCGGGAGTAGCTATCACGACTGATCTGATAGTGGGCTTCCCGGGAGAGACCGACGAGGATTTTGGCCAGACCCTGACTTTGGTTGAGGAGTGTGAATTTGACGGCGCGTTCACCTTTATCTACTCTCCTAGACCGCATACGGCCGCCGCTAACCTACCCAACCGTGTCCCGCGTGTGGTGGCGCAAGAACGAATGCAGCGGTTAGTGGAGCTGGTGCAGCGTACAGCCAGGCGGCGGAACGAGGCTCTCGTCGGTCAGGTGGTCGAGGTGATGGTAGAGGGGCCTAGCCGCCAGTGTTCCCGGGAGGTAATGGGGCGTACGCGGACTTATAAGCCGGTGAACTTTGCCTCTAATTCCCAGCCGGGCGATCTAGTAATGGTGGAGCTTCTCGAGGCGACCTCTGCCAGCTTCCGAGGCCGACAGGTTGAGGTTGTGGGTCGGGAGGGGCCGCAGGGAGAGAGGTAG
- a CDS encoding prepilin-type N-terminal cleavage/methylation domain-containing protein produces the protein MLSLIRKRMRGEKGFTLIELLVVIIIIAILAAIAIPTFLGQLQKAQDAAAKSLVRNAMTAIESAYVDLRTFVPTQMTADVLKAIEPSITFVPLANAATAPTALASQNQVNYDGTADTYQVGSKSESGKTFGVLVNKGANGGNTFYIDGEEAAW, from the coding sequence ATGTTAAGTCTGATCCGTAAAAGGATGAGGGGCGAGAAGGGCTTTACCCTCATCGAACTCTTGGTGGTGATCATTATCATCGCCATCCTGGCGGCTATCGCCATCCCGACGTTCCTGGGGCAGCTTCAGAAAGCACAGGATGCCGCGGCAAAGTCTCTGGTTCGTAACGCCATGACCGCGATTGAATCGGCGTACGTTGACCTAAGAACCTTTGTCCCCACCCAGATGACCGCGGACGTACTCAAAGCTATTGAGCCGTCAATAACGTTCGTGCCACTAGCAAATGCCGCTACAGCTCCGACCGCACTTGCCTCGCAGAACCAAGTGAACTATGACGGCACGGCTGACACATACCAGGTCGGTTCAAAGTCTGAGTCAGGCAAGACCTTCGGTGTCTTGGTAAATAAAGGTGCCAACGGTGGCAACACCTTCTACATCGACGGTGAGGAAGCGGCCTGGTGA
- the miaA gene encoding tRNA (adenosine(37)-N6)-dimethylallyltransferase MiaA: MSKPPLVIGILGPTGVGKTSVAIELARLLGVRIISCDSMQVYRGFPVLTNQPTAEERTAARHELVGFVDPRLAFSAAEYAEVARPLIREDLSRCGRALVVGGTGLYMRAALAPLAVHTQGDPALRQHLEARAAVEGPAVLHAELAALDPEAAERIDPRNLRRVIRALEAIYLTGQKWSGRSDLWSPDYYYPSVIVGLVHERGALYERINARAARIVLEGGVEEVARFRREYGENDTRPGRPGICSAIGYEDIVRYLEGSQTLDQTIANVASATRKYARRQWTWLRKVKGAVIIDVTGKAPAEVAAMIADLRPAEGA, encoded by the coding sequence TTGTCCAAACCACCGCTAGTCATAGGCATTCTTGGCCCCACAGGAGTGGGCAAGACATCTGTGGCTATCGAACTTGCCCGTCTGCTGGGCGTACGCATTATTTCCTGCGACTCTATGCAGGTTTACCGCGGTTTTCCCGTTCTCACTAACCAGCCCACTGCTGAGGAGCGTACAGCTGCCCGGCATGAGTTGGTGGGGTTTGTTGACCCCCGACTCGCGTTTTCGGCAGCTGAGTATGCCGAAGTGGCGCGACCCCTGATCAGGGAGGATCTGAGCCGGTGCGGACGAGCTTTGGTGGTGGGGGGCACAGGCCTATACATGCGGGCTGCTCTGGCTCCGCTTGCCGTACATACCCAAGGGGACCCCGCGCTGCGTCAGCATCTCGAAGCGCGAGCCGCGGTGGAGGGGCCGGCTGTTCTTCACGCAGAGCTCGCAGCTCTTGATCCGGAAGCTGCGGAAAGAATTGACCCTCGCAATCTAAGGCGTGTAATCCGCGCTCTTGAGGCTATTTACCTTACGGGGCAAAAGTGGTCCGGACGCTCGGATCTCTGGTCCCCTGACTACTACTACCCTTCGGTGATCGTGGGTCTGGTGCACGAAAGAGGGGCGCTCTATGAGCGCATCAACGCACGAGCGGCGCGAATTGTGCTTGAGGGCGGTGTGGAAGAGGTGGCGCGATTTCGCAGAGAGTACGGCGAGAACGATACAAGGCCTGGTAGGCCGGGTATCTGTAGTGCCATCGGCTACGAGGACATCGTCCGCTATCTTGAAGGGTCTCAGACTCTTGACCAGACAATCGCCAACGTCGCTTCTGCCACCCGCAAGTATGCTAGGCGCCAGTGGACATGGCTTCGGAAGGTCAAGGGCGCTGTTATCATTGACGTCACGGGAAAGGCCCCGGCGGAAGTGGCAGCGATGATCGCAGATTTGCGTCCAGCGGAAGGAGCTTGA
- a CDS encoding LL-diaminopimelate aminotransferase, with protein MRFSRRMDGVAPYLFAEIERKIQEKRKAGVEVISLGIGDPDLPTPAYIVEEMQRQVADPRNHRYPSNAGLPEFARAAAAFYQRRFGVEIDPEREFFPLLGAKEGLAHICLALLDPGDLALVPDPGYPVYAAGSVIAGAQVKYLTLRPENDFLPDLDEVTEEEARRAKVLFISYPNNPTTAVVREGFFEKVVAFAKKYDIAVVHDNAYSELTFDGYVAPSFLATPGAKDVGVEFFSFSKPFNMTGWRIGFAVGNHEILEHLWRLKTNMDSGMFDALQRTAAFILNGPWDFVHEMCAIYRRRRDLLAEALEAVGMRVPKPKATVYMWVPVPEGYTSASFSEHVLEQAAVVVTPGRGYGPAGEGFVRLSLTTPDHLISEAVRRIRESLRL; from the coding sequence GTGCGTTTTTCCCGCCGGATGGACGGGGTTGCTCCCTACTTGTTTGCTGAGATCGAGCGCAAGATTCAAGAGAAACGCAAAGCTGGGGTGGAGGTAATAAGTCTCGGCATTGGGGACCCTGACCTTCCCACTCCAGCTTACATAGTCGAGGAGATGCAGCGGCAAGTGGCTGATCCGCGGAATCACCGCTACCCCTCTAATGCTGGGCTACCTGAGTTTGCTCGTGCGGCTGCGGCCTTCTATCAACGCAGGTTTGGAGTGGAAATTGACCCCGAGCGCGAGTTCTTTCCCTTGCTAGGGGCTAAAGAAGGGCTGGCACACATATGTCTAGCTCTGCTTGACCCGGGAGATCTCGCTCTGGTCCCTGACCCTGGCTACCCGGTGTACGCTGCGGGTTCGGTGATAGCGGGCGCCCAAGTCAAGTATCTTACCTTGCGCCCCGAAAACGACTTTCTCCCTGATCTTGACGAAGTTACCGAAGAAGAGGCACGACGGGCCAAGGTTCTGTTTATCAGCTATCCGAACAATCCTACGACAGCGGTGGTGCGAGAGGGATTCTTTGAGAAGGTTGTAGCTTTCGCGAAGAAGTACGACATCGCCGTGGTTCATGACAACGCGTACTCCGAACTCACGTTTGACGGCTATGTAGCTCCAAGCTTTCTTGCTACCCCAGGTGCCAAAGATGTTGGTGTCGAGTTCTTCAGTTTTTCAAAACCGTTCAACATGACTGGTTGGCGTATCGGATTTGCGGTGGGAAATCATGAGATCCTGGAACATCTCTGGCGTTTGAAGACCAACATGGACTCCGGCATGTTCGATGCGCTGCAGCGTACGGCGGCATTTATTCTCAATGGTCCATGGGATTTTGTGCACGAGATGTGCGCGATCTACCGCCGTCGCCGTGATCTTCTGGCGGAAGCCCTTGAAGCAGTGGGCATGCGGGTACCAAAGCCAAAGGCCACAGTCTACATGTGGGTGCCAGTACCCGAAGGCTACACCTCCGCTAGTTTTAGCGAGCATGTTTTGGAGCAAGCAGCAGTGGTCGTAACCCCTGGGCGTGGGTATGGACCCGCAGGCGAGGGGTTTGTGCGCCTGTCGTTGACCACTCCAGATCATTTGATCTCTGAGGCGGTGCGGCGCATCCGCGAATCTTTGCGGCTGTAG
- the dapF gene encoding diaminopimelate epimerase: MRVAKWQGLGNDYIIVEESELPAPLTAEAIALLCDRHRGIGSDGILVFCPPTGAVSEAVARMRVLNPDGSEAEMCGNGVRMFARYLERRSVVKTARFTIETLAGPIEVEIKPDGGVRVDMGWARFRSDNVAVDGFGDVVDRLLEIPARRYQFTFVDVGNPHCVIFVDDPNQVDLSAVGPAIEHHEFFPNRTNVEFVQLEDTTTARVRVWERGAGETQACGTGATAVAAACVRRGVGESPMTVCLPGGDLLIEVYPTDSHDGGDVSSYRVFMTGPAQEVFTAELSPELLANLGWWLDGRADI; this comes from the coding sequence GTGAGGGTGGCCAAGTGGCAGGGACTAGGCAATGACTACATTATTGTGGAGGAGAGCGAGCTTCCCGCCCCTTTGACTGCTGAGGCTATCGCTCTCCTTTGTGACCGCCACCGCGGCATAGGCTCAGACGGAATTCTGGTGTTTTGCCCGCCAACTGGAGCAGTCTCTGAAGCAGTTGCCCGGATGCGTGTGCTCAACCCTGATGGTAGTGAAGCTGAGATGTGTGGTAACGGGGTCCGGATGTTTGCCCGGTATCTCGAGCGCCGCAGCGTGGTGAAGACGGCCCGATTTACTATTGAGACTCTCGCTGGCCCTATCGAAGTCGAGATCAAGCCCGACGGAGGGGTGCGCGTTGATATGGGCTGGGCGCGGTTCCGGAGCGACAACGTGGCAGTGGACGGATTCGGGGACGTAGTTGACCGACTACTTGAGATCCCGGCGAGGCGTTACCAGTTTACCTTCGTGGATGTGGGCAATCCGCACTGTGTCATCTTTGTAGATGACCCCAACCAGGTGGATCTCAGCGCGGTGGGCCCTGCTATTGAGCACCACGAGTTCTTTCCCAACCGGACAAACGTAGAGTTTGTCCAGCTAGAGGATACTACGACTGCTCGCGTGAGAGTCTGGGAACGCGGAGCAGGGGAGACTCAGGCCTGCGGGACAGGAGCGACAGCAGTAGCTGCTGCGTGTGTACGACGCGGGGTGGGAGAAAGCCCGATGACTGTCTGTCTTCCGGGCGGAGATCTTCTCATTGAGGTGTACCCGACCGATTCGCACGACGGTGGCGACGTCTCAAGTTACCGCGTGTTCATGACCGGGCCCGCTCAGGAGGTCTTTACAGCAGAATTGTCCCCCGAGCTGCTTGCGAATTTGGGGTGGTGGCTTGACGGGCGCGCTGACATTTAG
- the rny gene encoding ribonuclease Y, with amino-acid sequence MGTGLWIAVVLAAAIVCGVAGFFARKHLAEARIASAEEAASRIIDDAKRKAEAIAREARVELKEELHQMRVQAERELKERRQELSQLENRLLSREEALNELQKDLARREQSVSDREAHYRRKLEEVEAKLAEQQRLLEQISGMTKEQAAELLLKKTEEEVRHDMAKMVRAMEEEARHEGERRAKDILSVCIQRTAASHVADTTVSVVPLPSDDMKGRIIGREGRNVRTLENLTGVDFIIDDTPEAVVLSGFDTVRREIARLTLCKLVADGRIHPAKIEEMYTKAREEVEKEIEEAGEQAVLEANVHGLAPELVRLLGRLKFRTSFGQNVLQHSLEVAHLAGMLAHELGVNAKVAKRAGLLHDLGKAVDHEVEGSHAMIGGNLARRYGESEAVAHIIEAHHYEIEPRSVEAVLVAAGDAVSSARPGARRETLETYIKRLEALERIADSKPGVEKAYAIQAGREIRVLVKPDEIDDDEAALLCREIAKEIERELDYPGTIRVTVIRESRAVEYAK; translated from the coding sequence ATGGGTACAGGACTGTGGATTGCGGTGGTCCTGGCGGCCGCTATTGTCTGTGGTGTCGCCGGGTTCTTTGCCCGCAAGCATTTGGCCGAGGCCAGGATCGCCTCTGCGGAGGAAGCAGCATCTAGGATTATCGACGACGCTAAGCGCAAAGCGGAAGCCATTGCTCGCGAGGCCAGAGTGGAGCTCAAGGAAGAGCTCCACCAAATGCGGGTGCAGGCCGAAAGGGAGCTCAAGGAGCGTCGGCAGGAGCTTAGTCAGCTTGAAAACCGTCTCCTAAGCCGAGAAGAGGCTCTAAACGAGCTGCAGAAGGATCTTGCTCGGCGGGAGCAGTCGGTTTCCGACCGCGAAGCTCATTATCGTAGGAAGCTTGAGGAGGTCGAAGCCAAGCTGGCTGAGCAGCAGCGTCTGCTTGAGCAGATATCCGGGATGACCAAGGAGCAGGCGGCTGAGCTTCTCCTCAAGAAGACAGAGGAAGAGGTGCGCCATGACATGGCCAAGATGGTGAGGGCCATGGAGGAAGAGGCGCGTCACGAGGGCGAACGCCGGGCGAAGGACATTCTGTCTGTATGCATTCAGCGGACCGCCGCCAGTCATGTGGCGGATACCACAGTGTCGGTAGTTCCGCTCCCCTCCGATGATATGAAGGGGCGCATCATAGGCCGCGAAGGGCGAAACGTGCGCACCCTGGAGAATCTCACCGGGGTGGACTTCATCATCGATGACACTCCAGAGGCAGTCGTGCTGTCTGGATTTGACACTGTGCGGCGGGAGATAGCCCGTTTGACCCTTTGCAAGCTCGTGGCGGACGGACGCATCCACCCGGCCAAAATTGAGGAGATGTACACCAAGGCTCGGGAGGAAGTGGAGAAGGAAATCGAGGAGGCGGGAGAGCAAGCGGTTCTTGAAGCCAATGTGCACGGGCTTGCTCCAGAGCTTGTCCGCTTGTTGGGAAGGCTCAAGTTCCGCACGAGCTTTGGGCAGAACGTGCTTCAACATTCCCTTGAGGTAGCGCACCTGGCCGGGATGCTAGCGCACGAGCTTGGGGTGAATGCGAAGGTAGCCAAACGTGCTGGTCTACTGCACGATCTCGGCAAAGCTGTAGACCACGAGGTGGAAGGCTCCCATGCCATGATCGGCGGCAACCTCGCACGCCGCTATGGTGAGTCGGAGGCAGTGGCGCACATCATTGAGGCTCACCATTACGAGATCGAGCCGCGGTCGGTCGAGGCTGTCTTGGTGGCGGCGGGAGATGCGGTAAGCAGTGCAAGACCCGGTGCACGCCGGGAGACCCTGGAGACCTACATCAAGCGGCTTGAAGCTCTGGAGCGCATTGCCGACAGCAAGCCGGGTGTGGAAAAAGCGTACGCCATCCAGGCTGGCCGCGAGATTCGGGTGCTTGTAAAACCGGACGAAATTGACGACGACGAGGCGGCTCTTCTGTGCCGGGAGATCGCCAAAGAAATCGAGCGAGAATTGGATTATCCTGGCACCATCCGAGTTACGGTCATCCGGGAAAGTCGGGCGGTTGAATACGCAAAGTAG
- the dut gene encoding dUTP diphosphatase, whose amino-acid sequence MQIAVKFLHPEARLPRQAHPGDAGADLFSVEEAVIQPGERRDVGTGLALAIPDGYAGLVLPRSGLALHHGLMLVNSPGLIDSNYRGEVRVILYNSGSEPFVVHKGDRIAQLMIQRVPEAEYVPAQDLPGSLRGEAGFGSSGL is encoded by the coding sequence ATGCAAATAGCCGTCAAGTTCTTACACCCAGAGGCGCGACTTCCGAGGCAGGCGCACCCGGGAGATGCGGGGGCTGATTTGTTCTCCGTAGAAGAGGCAGTGATACAGCCTGGGGAAAGACGCGATGTGGGCACGGGCCTTGCTCTTGCCATTCCCGATGGGTACGCAGGACTGGTATTGCCGCGGTCCGGTCTAGCTTTGCATCACGGACTAATGCTAGTGAATTCCCCTGGGCTGATTGACAGCAATTACCGCGGCGAGGTAAGGGTGATCCTGTATAACTCCGGCTCTGAGCCCTTCGTGGTACACAAAGGCGACCGGATCGCTCAGCTTATGATCCAGCGGGTGCCGGAAGCGGAGTACGTGCCGGCGCAGGACCTGCCTGGTTCTCTCCGCGGAGAAGCGGGTTTCGGGAGCAGCGGGCTTTAG